The Grus americana isolate bGruAme1 chromosome 20, bGruAme1.mat, whole genome shotgun sequence genome segment ATCTTTTCTGGGATGAGCTGCAATAACCAAGCTCGGTCAAGCAGTTTAATCTTCCTGCCAAGTAACAGCAGGCAGTTGCCTGTAGCCTATGAAGTAGCTTAAAGCAGTACAGACctgtcctaaaaaaaaaacaaaaaaaaaaccacatctcAAGACCTAAGACAGAGACACTGCAGCAGTTCCGTGACTGTTAAAGGATGACAGGGCAGCTATTGTGTGATCCCAGTTCTTATATCAGTCTCTCAGTTGGTGGCATCTTGATTACGTTCCACATTTCCACTCGAGCCCCATCTTTTTCTTGACGGCTTGGGCTGTATGTTCCCTGAGttgctctcctcctcttcatcgCAATCGCTGTGGCTGCAACAACTGCAAGGAGAagggcagcccctgcagccccgaCTGCTCCCACAACGGAGGAGTTGCTAAGATGTGCCCACACCGGCTGCTGTGGTAGAACAGGGTGTTACTCAGAGCTTCCACATGGACAGTGCTGCATTTCACATCCCTCATCCCTGTCCCCAGTGCCTCTCTCAAGCTGCAGTGTGCTGACAGCAGTGTTAGACAGgagctcccccccaccccgccttCACTGTCTGCTCTGTGTCACACAGAAGTCCAGGGAATTCAGAAGCAGCTGGGGACCCTTTTcctgctgccctccccccccatgCAAGCCCTAAGTTCAGCATTTGGCAACAGGTACTGACAATAGCTCCAGCACTGGCCCACAAACCCACAACGTTCCAACTGCACCTTTCCTGTGCGGTACCCATGGGAATGTCTAACGGAGATCACATCATAAAGCATTGATTTGTACAATGATTTCAGTAATTCCTGGAAATTCTCTGTGATGTCATGGCAGTCACAGGGCAGGAGTtcacagctgctgttgctgttgaaGACTTATGAAAACCTCATACACCTGAGCTGAAACAGCTTTGAGTGCCTTCCAGTTGTTGACAAAAACAGTATATACAAACAAATCATAAATACCCTCTATACAACACTCcttaaaagtatatatatagACCTTAATCTGTAAATTAGTGCCTAATTAGCCCTGCcttttaaagcacatttaacTATGCTGTTGCTGCTTGAAAGGTGGAACGGAGCCAGAGCACGTCCAGGCAGGTGCACCTCACCCCAAAGCTCCGGGGCAGTCCCtagggcagggaaggagggataAAGGGGCTCACTTGGAGCCAGGGCTGTGCAATCACCTCATTGACTGAAACCCGCTGGACACCTACTGCACAGACAGTCTGCCTCGTACTTCTAAGTCCGTGTCTTCATTACCATGCCTTAAGGAAACTGAGATAGGGTGGATCTGCTGCTGCAAGTGCTGGAAAAAGATCAAGGTCAAAGCAGACCTTGCAGGTGCGTCTCCTTGTCACAGTAGTGCCTATATTAACCGTTCTTCGGGTGGCACCTTTAGGACACTGTCCATCTCCAGCCGAGCTCCTGCCACTTCTTGCTGACTCGGACTGTAGGTTCCCTCTGATTGACGCCTCTTCCTTGCAGTGAGAATCATGAATATGAGACCAATACTGAGCAGCAGTAAAGAGCCACAGGCTACAGGGACAGCTACTTCAATtactggggaggggaagagagcacCTGGAGTCcctttctgtaaaagaaattaatggagAAACAATGAAACTCCAGTGGTTACAATAACTTAAGTTGAAGAATCCAAACTGGTCagattaaaggggaaaaaatgtttaaaaaaaaaaataaaatcagaagatCTGTACCTGAATGGCAAAGGACAGGCAAGGAACAAGTACAGGGCTTGAGGGCACCTGCACAGAGAATGCTCAGGTTCATTCTTTAATCTGTCAGCAAAGCACATTccagcttattttttaaaatggactatttttaatacaaagaaCAGACAATAACACGTTCtgaacttttctttccagttcaaAACTAGTGACACTCATCAATGACACTCTAACTGCAGCTCTGGCTAAGCTGATCTCAACAGGGCAGAGTTATAAACAGAGATTTACCAATGGAACAGTTAATACCATTACAGTAATTCATGCGGGGCACATGGACAGAATTAccacaaggaagaaaagaggggaTTTACTGAGCTTGGCAGCTAATTGGCACAGAGACAGCAAAACTAAATGCAGACAATTTAAGGGACCAATCCTGGAGCTAAAGAATCGCTACTAAGCCAGCTGTCCCTTGCACACCACTTGCTAACGAAGATAACGCACAGCTGTTTGTTAGTtacaacagcagcagtgaaTAGTCTGAGCAACACTTCAGACACTGTTAGATGAGGTGAAACGGTCCAAATAATATCACACACTCCACATCCTCCTCTATGCTTATGTTTTTCCACAGCAGGACAGCCCCTTAAGATTTAAATGCCAGGACATTCAGCATCGACAGTGGAAATCTTTTAAGGGACCTTAAAACATCCTTACCAACATCAGACTAAAATATATAGGTGTCACTAGGAAAGATCTAACCAATgttgcaaaaattatttaaaactattatAAAGTTAATGCAGAGTAATGTGAGTTTTCAGTAACCCCAGAGAATTTCCCAAGCAGGGGAACAATACTAAAAAAGTTCAATGTTGCCTCTGATGGCAAGGTGGAGAATTTAGCCATTAAACTACTATCCACCACAACAAGATCATGTGCAGACCAGTGATTCAGCACTTCCTTGAAGATCTTGGGACAGGGAGGTGTAGTAACTTTCAGGCTTAAAGTTAACAAATCTCAAAGCCAGAGGAAAGACTGGGATACGAATCCAAGAAATGACATACCTTGCAGGAACTTTATGAAATCCTAGGGCAAAAGattttcaataatttaaatactgaatGGCAAGTACTAGAGCCATTGAATTCATAACTCAAGCCTCTTACATTACAAAGGCACATACTTTAATGTCCACACTATATAAAAATGCTATGGAACAGACTTGAAGACAACTTGCAGCAGGAAGGGAGGATGTTAAGAAGGTCAGTACACAGATGGGAGATGGAAATGATAAAAGGCCCAAgtactgaagaaagaaatgtagcCGAATAAGTATCCTTTAGGTTCTGGTGGAATTAAGGATGGTGTGGAACACAACAACAAAGAATTTTAAGAATTGTGGAATTTTTGTCActgaagaaagctttaaaattacaataagctaaaaataagaaatagtaTCTGCCATCTTACggataaaaacaaaagaattcaAGCGTGATTACTGACAGCGTTTGGATGCCATACAGTCTGTGATAATATCACAAAGTGATACAGCACTGAAGGAATATTCCCAGAGTACCTGGAAgtccttctgctgttttcaaatGACTGAAGTTGATTCTGTGAGGCTGCCAAAACTGAAGCGATGTGCTAGGAGTTAGTTCTAGTTTTGCACAGCATGCAGGTTAGTCGCACAGTACCAACGCTACTTTAGCAGTCCACCCTACTGCCTCTTGCATGCTCTTTAGTTGCTACTGTTGGTGGGAGGGAGAACAGGCAAGAGAGCACAGCTACAAACATCCTTTCCCTTCTACAGCTATGGTTAACAGCCAACAGCTGCTCCCcgtcctcctccctgccccccgccACAGGCCCTGGCCTtttaagagggaaaaggaaaactgttctGCAAAAAGTAATGGGGGTGATGAAAATGAATACGAGAAATCTCCAAGAAGCGTCCTGCGACAGAGGCGGCAGAGATGCCTGAAAGAGTGAGTCTATGCATGCAAACAGGAAATGTCAGGAGTGACCTTGTGGCACATGCATTGCAGAACCCTTagtaacagcaacagcagcaaacccCACCTTGGCACACAGCCTTTTTTCCGTGCAGTATGGGTTAGTACATTCCCAGGTTACCAGACAAGCTGCCTGTCCATGCAGTAGctttacagagaaaaagcaagtgtATGATTTAACAACTTCCACACAGGAAGGATTCCAGCCTCAAACAGCAATGCTTTGcttatgcagaaaaagaaaagcatcgCTAGGACTGCCCATCCACCAGGCCCATCGGGTCAGAAACAAGACTCAGCAGAAAAAAGACGCTACTATTTTACTTGTACTTGAATCACTTTCACTTGACTTCATCTGACTTTCCTTCTCCAAACACATCCATTTCTATCCCGATGCTCTTTGGAGAGGGAAAGTGCTTTGTAACTATTTAATCCAAGATAAAATGCCAGCTGAAATTCCATTCTCCAGGAAACCGTGGGGGAGATACAAGTAATATCTCCTCCCTATGTGCCCAACTGCAGTAGTTTGATTACTGTCTGAGGAGTTGTGAAATCTAAGGGAAGTTGCAGAAACAGCCCTGAAAGCCATAGGACAGCCCATGCAGACACTGAAAAGTATTTGTTGCAGTTGCTCATATGCTGGAGACTAACACACAACAGCACTgcgaagaaaaaaataatttcacgCTTCAGGTTTCTTAGGTACCAGCTGACCTCCCAAGTGTGCTTTACTGGCGCGCTTTAGCCAAGACACACGCAGGGGCCTGTGCGACACGTAGGCAGTGTCACTAATGCCCCAGTACCCAAGGACCCCGCTAaacctgcttctgctgctcctcacaaTGCACAGGTTGGAAGAATAGACAGGAGCACCCACGAGCGAGGGGAAGTGCTTACGTTAATGTCACAGCGCTCTCCCGTGTAGCTGGCACTGCACAAACACTCGTACTTGTTCTCAGAGTCTTGACATGTACCTCCGTTCTGGCAAGGGTTTGGATCACACTTGTTTATATTAATTTGACAACTGGAAGGAAAAGTGTATTAGAATTAAATTTCTCACACATGTTCTTGTGCCATACAACACAACATCATACAGCCTACAAAAGCctcatttatttgaaaagttcCTATTACATCTTTTTCAGGTGCTTTCTCCAGGGTCCAACAACATGAAATTTTTACCCATTCATACCAATCCTCCTTTTGTCCTTTCCGTTTGACTGAAGCCTGTATGGGTCTCTAGCACAGAAAATGAATTCTCATGAGGCACAAGAACTACGTGGAAGCAGTTCATACTGCAAAAATCGGTATTGTCAGCAGGATCATATTGAGCCTGCCTGTTCTAAAAATAACAGCTAGTGTACAGTTTTGGAGCAGTTGTTTGAATGGCAAAAGGATGAAGCATTTGAACCTGCTTAGCTATCCCACCAATGTAAGAATCGGAGCACTAGCTCCTTTGcagacaccagaaaaaaaaagcacttactTCCTTCCAGTAAAACCTGGCTTGCAAGTGCAGTTGGCTCCCCAGGTCTCGCTGATGCATTTGCCACCATTCAGACAGGTGAAGTTCTTACCACATTGCTCGGGTGGGAACGGCCACCTGGGAAAAGCAAGAGGCAGCCTTTAAAGCAATCGGGTTTGGGGGAAGGTAGAGGTGTACTCAGGCTCAGTGGAGACTGGGCTGGCAGGGGTCATAAGCACAGTCACTGGTATTTCTAGGAAGGAGTTTGACACAAGTGGAGAAGGGAACAGGCTCAGACTATTTCCATAACAATTATCCATAATATCAAAGTACTACTTTGTGCGTGCCCAGAGAATATGCAGGAGCTGTATCAGTACTAGGACTTTTCTCACATAGTTGCCTATTCTTGCTGATGCAAATCTAAACAGAGACGGGATAGTGTTGGAATACCAAactgcagcacagccaggccACAAAAGGGATAATGCAAGTACTAGGTAACTGTCTACAGCATGTGAagtaagaaaaacaggaaattcGACCTGGGTAGATTAGATAAGTGAAACTCAGCCATGGAAGTATTTATCTCAATGTTCAATTTGAACCAGCACAAGTAGATGGAAGTCTAAGTAACGTGCTGATTCCTACTTCCTTTACCAATAGGAGACATACCTTTGTGACTAAAATATGCTGGCTATTTTCCAAACTAATTCAAATGCTATAAATATAGACCTTATCAAACAACGCCAGCCCTCCTCCTGACCCCAGACCGATTTCCCACCAAATTTTACGTCAGCTCCACGGAGGGATCATGAAATGTGCACTGAGAAGCAGTGCAGGCAGTAAGGTGATGagtaaataaacttttttatcCCAGTATGCATTTGATAAGGAGCAGGATActtaaatacactttttttttttttaaccaatacACAAAAACAATGCCCTTAGTCTTAGGACCAATGCCACAAAATACGACCAAGCCCTTGGTTGAAGGAATGCTGTTAATCACTCCATGTATTTTTATCTAATATTATAGGAAAATACTTGTCAGGGTAAGGCTTGTTTTTGCCAAGGTTGTAGCAATGGGCACCTTCATTCGCACTGGCAGCTTTCTGCTCACAGGCTTGTATTGCTTGAAAGTTGGCTGTGTACCACTAGCAGAAAAAACAACTGCAGCTGGGAACTCCTGCTACAGGTAATCTCTATAAATCCAGCATCAAAGGTTTATCAAAACCAGCAGAGATCAGACTGTCCCTCTTCTGCACTTGGCCCAGGAACCCATCCTCACTGGGACCATTTCTGTCACTCGAGGACCTGAAACATCAGAATacagcctgctccagcaggctcctttctttgggtttgtttttttgtgtttgttctgttttgttttaaatcagtaCAGGAATATGCCAGAGGGGAGTCAAATCCTGGAGAAGATGGATTTCTTGGGGAATGAAGAGGGAAGTGACAACAGGCTATAGTGCTTGCACTTTAAACAGCTCTGAAACGTAGCACAGGGATAACCCACATAAAAAAGGAAGGGTCCTTACCCTGTATGAGGCTGAGCACCTTTCAGTGAGGATTTGGATCTGGACAGCACCTTCCAATTCACAGCAGAATTTAGGTGCTTTACCTACCAGATACTTGCAATGAAAAATTTTTCCAAAGCGTCCCAAAGTAAAGTTCCGATTTATCTGGGGGCTCTTCCGACCCCTCAATCAAACCAGCGAAGGCACTTACTCGCAGCGAGGTCCTGAATACTGGGGGGGGCACTTGCAGGAGTAGCCATAAACCCCATCAATGCAGGTAGCTCCATTTAGGCACTGGTGCCGCACACAGTCATCAACGTTGATGTCACACTTCTTCCCAATGAATCCCCGGAAGCATTCGCACTGAAAATCTGCTACTGCATCGACACAGTCCCCGTGAACACATGGGCTTGACTGGCAGTCATCAATGTTGGACTCACacagcagccccccccagccagcaccaCAGGCACAGCGGAAGGAATTGAACAAGTCCTCGCAGGTGCCGGCATTGAGGCAAGGGCTGGATGCGCAAACATCagccccagcgcagcccagctggATGGTCCTTCTACTGGTCTGCTGGAACTGTTCTGGCTGGGGGTACGAGAGGGGGGCAGTGAATGGCAGGTAGATCCCCCCTATCTTCACTTGTCCTAGGCAGCCAGTGAAGTTTTCAGCTAGAACAATCAGTGCATTGTTCTTTAGGAAGTCCAAGTTCCCAGCATTTCCCTGCAGAGTCATATTAACGGACCCGTCCAGACGAACCAGCCATCTGGAAGAAAGCGCGGATGGCTCTTCCATAGACACAGAGATGGTGTGCCAGGCACCGTCCGTGACGGACTTCTGACTCAGGAAGCTGACGCCTTCAATGCTATTCCCAGTCCTGATGTCAACAAGCAGGGAGGAGTTCTTAATGGCTATCTGGAGGGAATCCACTTCTTCCACAGCCCGAAGCAAAACAGCATCTTCGTCCCTGGTTCTGAAATCCACGTGGAGGCTGCTCAGAGTTCTAGTCACTGATGTATTGGTGGTAAATTCAATGGCAGCATAACTATTAAATGTTGCATTAGCCAGACCTATAAATAAGGGATTTGAAAGACAGTTGGTGTCATGTTTGAGACAGACCAATGGCAAACTCCTGGCAGGTTCTCTCCCTTAAGAATCATATAAGCTTAGTGTGAGTAGAATTACAGGCCTAGCTGCTGGCATCCTTAAAGCTCTTCCTGTTTACAGTTTTACCTCTAACAGTAATATCCAGCTCTTGTGTAGCAATTTTTACTCATCAGTCTCACAGCACTGCACAAAAATACAACTATTCCCCTTTAACTACTAGAAGAACTAGAACATATGTCAGGGAAGTAATACCTCCAAAGCTGCTGAGGTGGCCAGTGCAGATCTGGGAACATCCCAACATCCTGGGTTCCAGGACACTTTCTAGCCACTAACCAACACTCCCTCCACATCAGGGCATCATTAGCTAACTAGGTTTCTTCATTCTCCATGGTTCTGTCTTAGGAGAAAACCGAGACACATTTGCAATACTTAATTGGGTCCTACTCAGTGAAATAACCTGAGACTGCAGAAATGGCTGAACATTACGGAGAGCAGGATGGTGTCCTTGAGCTGCAATGATAATAAGGTATGCAATCTCCCCACAAAAGCAGACAGGTTCCTCCCTGATCAGGTCAAagtagcagaagaaaacagatgagtACCATCTTTGCTCCATCAGAACCCGGTGGTAAATCCATGAAGCACACGCTGCCTGCAAGAGCGTGCACCTGAGCAtcattctcagtttcttttttgtggcatgtatttatatttattgcaACAGTACAAACTAGGAATGCTGCTTATAGACAGCGAACATGAAGGATTTTACCAACTCATAAGCAGGAGAACAGTACTTACACACATATCCTGCTAGAACATCTATACAGGTGGTAGCTTCAGGACATGGGTCACTTTCACACCAGACCCTCTCTTCACAAAATTTCCCAGTGAAATTTGCTGGACAGCTGCAATGGAAATCATTCCAAGTGACAATGCATCTGCCACCATTCTGACATGgttcagactgaaaaacaaaatagcgGAATTTAGGAGCTGCGCAATTCATCTTTGGATCTAAGAATGCGGTAGGAAGAAATGTAAGAACGATTAGTACGGGCAGTGTTTGAATCAAGAAAGAAGTGCAATTAAAATAGCGATTCAAACAGCGTAAGAAGCACAAGGGTCTCTATACAAGAAATTCCTGAGaccctgcctctccctgtgTGCACTGCTGATCAACAAAAACTCCCTAGGCAGAGCTCCAGCAATTTGGAAGAGAACAAAGCACAAAAAGCAAAGGTTAGAAACAGCTGAAACAAGCTGCAATGCTCCTGAAAAACCTCACAAAGTTCTGCCACTCAAAGGGCACACCTAATACCAGAGGCAAAATTAGGGAGTGTGGTTTCCCCATCTTTGCGTGAGGCAAAGGAGAGACAGCTTCTGGTCTAAGGGCACCATGGAGACAGCTCCTTGAGCTGTTGCTGAAGTGACAAATTCCTGGGGGAAGAGGTTGTTGTGCAGTTGAAACAGGACGAAGGGAGGAGCTGGAAATTCTACTGGTTAGAGGGTGGTGTCAGGAACACGTGTGTGGGCAAGATGGAGGTGGGCAGCACAAGAGCAGGACTGCCCAAGTTCTACAAACTACAAAAACTACAGGAGAGTCAGAGAAAACTTGGTGCTTAAATTGTATGTAGCATGTTGAGTGAAGTAGGAGCGTATAGGACCATGTGTCCTTCAATACCTAAAAACCTTCTCATGTTCCCAGTATCAGCAACAGTCAAACTGTTGTGTAATCACAGAACTACAATAAACATCTGCACACAAGTAGAGACAAATGAGAGACATCATACCTTGCAGGTGTTATCAGAGATGCAACCATTCACAAGATTACCATTTTGAGTCCTATTGAGTTCCTGTGGCAGACTGTAGTTCTCAACCTGAAAAAACTGTATGTGGTGGCTGTTCAGTTGGATGTCTTGCAAACAGCCTTTAAAATAGCCTCCCCACATATCAGCGCTGTCTGGGTTAGGATGCCCACCAATATGCACTTCATAACCAGCTAAAAGAGGTCTCACTACAAGCTGTCCTAGCTCCAGGTACGTGTCTGATTGGTAAGCACCAACAATTCCTCCTTGGAAAGACAGGGCTACTAAATGTCTTCTCCCATCAACTAAATTCTCCGGAAACGTCACAGTATCTGCAGATACCACCTCTATCTTCAGCTTGCCATTCTTCAAGTATATGGTGAGGCAGGGGTCAGTTTCATTGCTGATTTGCAATACCAAACCACTAGGTTTCCGACTACGAATGAAAAAGGAGATGTTGAAGTTTGCACCAAGATCATCAGAAAGGGTGAAAGAGGCAAAACTGGTGGAATTCTCTAAGCCAAATGTTGCTGCTGGGCgttctggaagagaaaagaaacgcACATCAGCTCAATGACAAGAGGaatgcagctggcacagggatATTACAAGCTACAACTCCTTATGAATATCAGGGTAATTATGCTCTCTCCCCACACAGATCTGTGAAATTACGAAGAAGGTGAATGTCCTTGCTTTCTCTGGAGGGCACGAATTCAAGCACCCAAGCAGCAGAAGAGGGAAATACAGGTCTAGCAGAGTCCTTGCCACATAGAAGATTTACTCAAGGACTTTTAAGCTACaaagttgcttttaaaattggTAACTTTCCTAACAGCAGAACAACTTTGTACTTGCCATGTTTAGGGCTCAGGAGTGAAACAAAAAACTGGAACAACATTAATATAAGCCttgcaggaacaaaaaaatgcaaaaatgatttTAACCCAAATTGTCAAAGAGCTTCCTTtaacattttgtgttttatcTATAAAGCAATACATTCATATTCATCCTCAACTCAGACGCCCAAGATCAACTTTTCACAGTAGAACAatttccctgccctcctgcaTTCACATAAATCACAAAGATGTAGTCAGAGCCTCTGGCTCAATAAGGAACAACATCTGCACCACAAAACTGACAATCCTTCCTGCAGGAGCAAATGACAGAAAAGGGATCAATAACAATTCTATTTTCAGAGAgttttgctttagttttctCCCTGGTCAAGTAGAAAATACTGCTTCCAGAGCTAGCATCAATGCTTATCTAGTATCTTTGAGGCACCGACTGAcagaggagctggcagatgtaAATCACGTGGCACTTACCATGTGAGCAAGCTGGGCCTCCGTAAGGCCTAGAACAGTCGCACCTGAAGGTTGCCCAAAGATCCACACACAGCCCTCCGTGAAAGCAGGGTTGGGAGAGGCACCACTCTGTCCGGTCACAGCCCCGCTTCACCGGGGAGGACTCACCCACAGGCAGACCCAGCGGGAGCACAGCTTCATCATCTACTTGAAAGTCTTCCAGGCAGCCAACAAAGCCTTGCTGGCTCTGTGTATTGTTGGCCATTGGATCCTCAGCACCTCCAACATACATATTCAGGAAGGCGTGTGGGATCAAAGCAGTGCCAGGTGGGACAGGAGAGCTCTGCAGGCAAACACCTGCATCACAAGAGTCATGCCAGAGCTTTAGCTGCAGAGTGCTGTGCAGAACAACTTCAACTTTATGCCACTGGCCATCATCAACTCTCAGCCCCTCCAGGAGCAGCGGGTACCCAATATCCTCCCTCTTCAGTCCTGCATGCAGAATGCCATCAAAGAGCTCCAGGAACAAGCATTCAGCTTCACGGCCTCGGTAAAAAAGGATAGCGCTGGGCAAGGTGGTTCGGAACCGGAGGGACACGCTGACAAGCTGATCTCCTGCTACGTCCCTCCTGCTCTGATTGTTCATGGGCAGCTCAATGAGGAGATACCCtctggaagcaaaggaaaacgTTGTTGGTGTTGAGCATGTGGCATCATAGAAACCAGGCTGGCACTGGCACAGGTGGCCGTGGCTCTCAGCTTGGTAGGTTGGGATGCACAAGGCCTCATTTTGGCAGTCGTGCGTCTGGCACCCAGTGAGCTTGACAGAGCAGTTCTTCCCTCCCCATATAATGCCATCCTGGCTAGGGGCACAGTGGCAGGTATAGTCAGCAATGCCATCCTCACAGACAGCTCCATTCTTGCAGGGACCCTCCTCACACTCATTGATGTTAACAGCACATTCCACACCTGCGAAAGAGATTTAGAAACGGGATCTCACTGCAGGGGATTGTGACTCCCTTCCCCAGAGCAAGCCTGGCAGGCACAGGCCGgctgccccagcactgccgcTCTCTAAGCCATTCTCTTCAGGAAACCACCAAAAGACCAAGAGCTGCCAGCAAGGAGCCCCATGCTCACTACAGAGTGGCCTACCACTAACATGGGAGCAAGAAAAACACTTCTGTGCTGACCTCCCAGATGCTGCAAATAAGGTGCTATTTATAGAGCTTCAGCCAGGCAGCCTACATCATCCAACAGCCTCCACTGTCCTCTCCCAGACCGTCTCAAACACCACAGGTAATCAACATGCAAGGAGAGCAAGCAGAGCATGTTAAAGGGACAAAACAGCACAGACAAGGATTTTAAGCTTCTTTCATACATAGATCAGGTACGTTGAAACTCAAATTAAGTCTATAGATCTGACTGGAGCATGTTCCAGGCACCGCTGTTGCAGACAGCATCAAAATGCATCACTAGCCAAGGAAGTTATTGGAAAGCCTCAGTTAAGACAATTCAAATTCCCAGACAACCCTCCAGTTATAAGCACTCACAAACCTCAATTCATTaccaaacaacaaagaaaacatgctCCACAGGCACTTTGCCATACTTGCACTAAGCCGATTTCAGTTCTGTCCAGTCCTGCAGAAGCGAACTGAGTAAAAAGTACTGCATTGCAGCTTGTCTGCCTCCTCAAGGCACACGTATCCCAACAGGGCTCAAGTAAATTACAAGACATTACACTCAAATCTGGTTAATGAAAATCTGCTGTCATTTTCCCGAGCATCTCCACACTGACAGAAGAGCCCTTCTGAAC includes the following:
- the CRB2 gene encoding protein crumbs homolog 2 isoform X5 — its product is MELKKTTSRAYNAALLLPLFLLFWGTSYSENDSSCSSSPCENGGSCMDLEGGYQCTCPMEPVAYEGVNCELLYDACIKHDCPAHMICNRTPGLLEYECICMPSFTGMNCDAEIDECDSDPCQNGALCNDHVGFYTCTCAPGYQGIQCEVDINECVSQPCQHNGTCHDFINSYRCDCSDTGFEGDHCELDILECASEPCLNSATCVDGIKNYSCACWPGYTGQHCEEDVDECATDPCHNGGVCYERSNQTYYGTRPDFPSNFSYSQAAGFLCWCQPGFAGETCFTNIDECESQPCQNGGLCVDLINGFLCHCLPGYSGVECAVNINECEEGPCKNGAVCEDGIADYTCHCAPSQDGIIWGGKNCSVKLTGCQTHDCQNEALCIPTYQAESHGHLCQCQPGFYDATCSTPTTFSFASRGYLLIELPMNNQSRRDVAGDQLVSVSLRFRTTLPSAILFYRGREAECLFLELFDGILHAGLKREDIGYPLLLEGLRVDDGQWHKVEVVLHSTLQLKLWHDSCDAGVCLQSSPVPPGTALIPHAFLNMYVGGAEDPMANNTQSQQGFVGCLEDFQVDDEAVLPLGLPVGESSPVKRGCDRTEWCLSQPCFHGGLCVDLWATFRCDCSRPYGGPACSHERPAATFGLENSTSFASFTLSDDLGANFNISFFIRSRKPSGLVLQISNETDPCLTIYLKNGKLKIEVVSADTVTFPENLVDGRRHLVALSFQGGIVGAYQSDTYLELGQLVVRPLLAGYEVHIGGHPNPDSADMWGGYFKGCLQDIQLNSHHIQFFQVENYSLPQELNRTQNGNLVNGCISDNTCKSEPCQNGGRCIVTWNDFHCSCPANFTGKFCEERVWCESDPCPEATTCIDVLAGYVCLANATFNSYAAIEFTTNTSVTRTLSSLHVDFRTRDEDAVLLRAVEEVDSLQIAIKNSSLLVDIRTGNSIEGVSFLSQKSVTDGAWHTISVSMEEPSALSSRWLVRLDGSVNMTLQGNAGNLDFLKNNALIVLAENFTGCLGQVKIGGIYLPFTAPLSYPQPEQFQQTSRRTIQLGCAGADVCASSPCLNAGTCEDLFNSFRCACGAGWGGLLCESNIDDCQSSPCVHGDCVDAVADFQCECFRGFIGKKCDINVDDCVRHQCLNGATCIDGVYGYSCKCPPQYSGPRCEWPFPPEQCGKNFTCLNGGKCISETWGANCTCKPGFTGRNCQININKCDPNPCQNGGTCQDSENKYECLCSASYTGERCDINKGTPGALFPSPVIEVAVPVACGSLLLLSIGLIFMILTARKRRQSEGTYSPSQQEVAGARLEMDSVLKVPPEERLI
- the CRB2 gene encoding protein crumbs homolog 2 isoform X1 encodes the protein MELKKTTSRAYNAALLLPLFLLFWGTSYSENDSSCSSSPCENGGSCMDLEGGYQCTCPMEPVAYEGVNCELLYDACIKHDCPAHMICNRTPGLLEYECICMPSFTGIDCNININECESNPCTDPRFECVDSVNGYTCKCQTGLNGEGCRTESSVCSSHPCLNNGTCVEGPGDYTCICQPGFTGANCRDNIDECVSNPCQNGAICRDRVNEYSCFCVPGFQGYNCEIDINECASRPCKNNGTCLNEMDHYLCKCVPGYTGMNCDAEIDECDSDPCQNGALCNDHVGFYTCTCAPGYQGIQCEVDINECVSQPCQHNGTCHDFINSYRCDCSDTGFEGDHCELDILECASEPCLNSATCVDGIKNYSCACWPGYTGQHCEEDVDECATDPCHNGGVCYERSNQTYYGTRPDFPSNFSYSQAAGFLCWCQPGFAGETCFTNIDECESQPCQNGGLCVDLINGFLCHCLPGYSGVECAVNINECEEGPCKNGAVCEDGIADYTCHCAPSQDGIIWGGKNCSVKLTGCQTHDCQNEALCIPTYQAESHGHLCQCQPGFYDATCSTPTTFSFASRGYLLIELPMNNQSRRDVAGDQLVSVSLRFRTTLPSAILFYRGREAECLFLELFDGILHAGLKREDIGYPLLLEGLRVDDGQWHKVEVVLHSTLQLKLWHDSCDAGVCLQSSPVPPGTALIPHAFLNMYVGGAEDPMANNTQSQQGFVGCLEDFQVDDEAVLPLGLPVGESSPVKRGCDRTEWCLSQPCFHGGLCVDLWATFRCDCSRPYGGPACSHERPAATFGLENSTSFASFTLSDDLGANFNISFFIRSRKPSGLVLQISNETDPCLTIYLKNGKLKIEVVSADTVTFPENLVDGRRHLVALSFQGGIVGAYQSDTYLELGQLVVRPLLAGYEVHIGGHPNPDSADMWGGYFKGCLQDIQLNSHHIQFFQVENYSLPQELNRTQNGNLVNGCISDNTCKSEPCQNGGRCIVTWNDFHCSCPANFTGKFCEERVWCESDPCPEATTCIDVLAGYVCLANATFNSYAAIEFTTNTSVTRTLSSLHVDFRTRDEDAVLLRAVEEVDSLQIAIKNSSLLVDIRTGNSIEGVSFLSQKSVTDGAWHTISVSMEEPSALSSRWLVRLDGSVNMTLQGNAGNLDFLKNNALIVLAENFTGCLGQVKIGGIYLPFTAPLSYPQPEQFQQTSRRTIQLGCAGADVCASSPCLNAGTCEDLFNSFRCACGAGWGGLLCESNIDDCQSSPCVHGDCVDAVADFQCECFRGFIGKKCDINVDDCVRHQCLNGATCIDGVYGYSCKCPPQYSGPRCEWPFPPEQCGKNFTCLNGGKCISETWGANCTCKPGFTGRNCQININKCDPNPCQNGGTCQDSENKYECLCSASYTGERCDINKGTPGALFPSPVIEVAVPVACGSLLLLSIGLIFMILTARKRRQSEGTYSPSQQEVAGARLEMDSVLKVPPEERLI